One Cupriavidus necator N-1 DNA window includes the following coding sequences:
- a CDS encoding Bug family tripartite tricarboxylate transporter substrate binding protein, with the protein MIQRFPRRRMLALLSGLAAACAAPQWVWATGPNEYPEKPIRVVVPFPAGSGTDNIARYIARTITAQTGQTVVVENRPGANGFIAATAVATAPGDGYTMLITTNTTHAANASLFRKLPYDPIKDYAPVSLIAKSGLVLVVPSDSPVQKVAELTTLAKSRQGKMTFASGSSSTRVASELYKMMSGASALHVPYKGVPQGLTDLMGHQVDFMISDINPALPLIQNGKLRAVAVTTSSRHPLLGNVPTMAESGLPGYEMTAWVAAFFPVNTPKPVVARMSQLIRQGLTNPAATEYFSRTGGQPSPSTPEELAAFVRGETVKWAEVIKAAGIQPE; encoded by the coding sequence ATGATCCAGCGATTTCCCCGGCGACGCATGCTCGCCCTGCTGTCCGGACTGGCAGCTGCTTGCGCGGCCCCGCAATGGGTGTGGGCAACCGGCCCGAACGAGTATCCGGAAAAACCAATTCGTGTCGTGGTGCCGTTCCCTGCAGGCAGTGGCACGGACAACATCGCGCGCTACATCGCGCGGACCATCACTGCCCAGACCGGACAGACCGTCGTCGTGGAAAACCGCCCCGGTGCCAACGGGTTCATCGCGGCCACGGCGGTCGCGACGGCGCCCGGAGATGGGTACACGATGCTCATCACGACAAATACCACCCACGCGGCCAATGCGTCCCTGTTCAGGAAGCTGCCCTATGATCCCATCAAGGACTATGCGCCGGTTTCGCTGATCGCCAAGAGCGGATTGGTCCTGGTGGTGCCATCCGACAGCCCCGTGCAGAAGGTGGCGGAACTGACCACGCTGGCGAAAAGCCGGCAAGGCAAGATGACCTTCGCCAGCGGCAGTTCTTCCACCCGGGTCGCCAGTGAGCTCTACAAGATGATGAGCGGCGCATCGGCACTGCATGTGCCCTACAAGGGCGTGCCGCAGGGCCTGACCGACTTGATGGGCCACCAGGTGGACTTCATGATTTCCGACATCAATCCCGCCCTGCCCCTGATCCAGAACGGCAAGCTGCGCGCGGTCGCCGTGACCACGTCCAGCCGCCATCCCCTGCTCGGCAATGTCCCGACCATGGCGGAAAGCGGCCTGCCAGGGTACGAGATGACGGCCTGGGTTGCTGCCTTCTTTCCTGTCAATACGCCAAAACCGGTCGTCGCGCGGATGAGCCAGCTGATTCGACAGGGATTGACGAACCCGGCGGCTACCGAATACTTCAGCCGGACAGGAGGCCAACCCTCCCCATCGACGCCAGAAGAGCTGGCCGCGTTCGTGCGCGGCGAGACCGTGAAATGGGCTGAGGTGATCAAAGCCGCCGGCATTCAGCCGGAATGA
- a CDS encoding transporter, which produces MATRTADALRSVVSWTMLAWSCAGWGAEGFEPRYNLAGSLGGEMFAPPNQTGIISALAATYVSVSKVTGDDGGQLTQSLPGGTVALPKPTPSALYPSYSRGTVEIPASGTMTRWDLVLGYITSEQYGGGRLAFAVDVPFARKSQSISTSGATPVLNWSPAVPADVQSAVQGQFSSQYQGALKAQGASESGDVSGLGDVELIAGWHYVGDKLRVLGSAALVVPTGKYSADAGPDIGNGNFYTVRPAIQVAYLPTSNLAFAAKVSAGLNSRNRDNDVRSGNWFGVELAAGYKTPIGVVGVHGIRIQQYQDDENNPLGASRLRSNNLGAFFTTMIPLVDVALTVQYMATTSSRNAKHGNFTQVRLIRMF; this is translated from the coding sequence ATGGCAACGAGAACAGCGGACGCGCTTCGCTCCGTCGTTTCATGGACCATGCTTGCGTGGTCTTGCGCGGGATGGGGGGCGGAGGGCTTCGAGCCGCGCTACAACCTCGCCGGTAGCCTGGGCGGCGAGATGTTTGCGCCGCCCAACCAGACCGGCATTATCAGCGCGCTCGCCGCCACCTACGTCAGTGTCAGCAAGGTGACCGGGGACGATGGCGGGCAGCTGACCCAGAGCCTTCCGGGGGGCACCGTTGCCTTGCCCAAGCCGACGCCGTCGGCCCTTTATCCCTCTTATTCGCGTGGCACGGTAGAGATTCCAGCCTCCGGCACCATGACGCGCTGGGACCTCGTGCTCGGCTATATCACCAGCGAGCAGTATGGCGGCGGGCGGCTGGCCTTTGCCGTCGACGTTCCATTCGCCAGGAAATCTCAGTCAATCAGCACGAGCGGCGCCACGCCGGTGCTCAACTGGAGTCCCGCGGTTCCGGCCGACGTGCAGAGCGCCGTGCAAGGGCAATTCAGCAGCCAGTACCAGGGCGCACTCAAGGCGCAGGGCGCGAGCGAAAGCGGCGACGTCAGCGGTCTCGGGGACGTCGAGCTCATCGCCGGCTGGCACTACGTGGGCGACAAGTTGCGGGTGCTGGGCAGCGCTGCGCTGGTGGTGCCGACGGGGAAGTACAGCGCCGACGCCGGCCCGGATATCGGCAACGGCAACTTCTACACGGTGCGCCCTGCCATCCAGGTGGCCTACCTGCCCACATCGAACCTGGCCTTCGCGGCCAAGGTATCCGCGGGCCTGAACAGCCGCAACCGGGACAACGATGTACGCAGCGGCAACTGGTTCGGCGTGGAGCTGGCTGCCGGGTACAAAACGCCGATCGGGGTGGTGGGCGTGCATGGGATCCGGATCCAGCAGTACCAGGACGACGAGAACAATCCGCTGGGCGCAAGCCGTCTCCGTTCCAACAACCTGGGGGCGTTCTTCACGACGATGATCCCGCTGGTCGATGTGGCATTGACCGTGCAGTACATGGCGACGACATCGTCGCGCAATGCCAAGCACGGAAACTTTACCCAGGTCCGACTGATCCGGATGTTCTGA
- a CDS encoding bifunctional 3-(3-hydroxy-phenyl)propionate/3-hydroxycinnamic acid hydroxylase, translated as MNTTLPEQVDVLLVGLGPVGATAANLLGRYGVRTLAIDKAADIFTAPRAIVLDNEALRILQMAGLEEGAFETLAIAKVQMHSPLFGRYARANTAGTMDCHPRLVTFYQPDLERALRARLSRYPCVSIALGADLTGFDDDGETVRATVCLPGGDTATVRARYIVGADGANSFVRRHAGLAFEGKTFTQDWLVVDALNVPNPIDHVEFLCDPRRPTPHMVAPGGRQRWEFMLQPGETREQMESPDKIRELLAPWCKPEDITIERTAVYRFHARIVDRFSKGRAFLVGDAAHITPPFVGQGLVAGLRDVANLCWKLAWVVQGRATPAILETYDTERRPHARSIINLALLMGRLVMPRNRLAAFAVHGAMALMQRMPWARAFFEDLKIKPPARFRRGLFQRGKTRARLVRGGLLPQALVRRGPGAPIVPSDDALGARLVLAGFGCDPAPMLDRSLLAAWRQAGGAIMQLRHCGQGEHGPQQAHERQDGHSWEDMSDQLIPGAAPVGWIAVVRPDRTVLHDGPLEAVDDIVRESLAMLGEGSPLPDGMARALRAAG; from the coding sequence ATGAATACCACATTGCCCGAGCAGGTCGACGTCTTGCTGGTGGGCCTAGGCCCGGTCGGCGCCACCGCGGCCAACCTGCTGGGACGCTACGGCGTCCGTACCCTGGCCATCGACAAGGCCGCTGATATTTTCACCGCGCCCCGGGCCATCGTGCTCGATAACGAAGCGCTGCGCATCTTGCAGATGGCAGGGCTCGAGGAAGGCGCGTTCGAAACGCTGGCCATTGCCAAGGTGCAGATGCATTCGCCGCTGTTCGGCAGATACGCGCGTGCCAACACAGCCGGCACCATGGACTGCCACCCGCGACTGGTCACGTTCTATCAGCCAGATCTCGAACGCGCCTTGCGCGCCCGCTTGAGCCGCTATCCCTGCGTGAGCATCGCGCTTGGCGCCGATCTCACCGGTTTTGACGACGACGGCGAAACGGTGCGCGCCACTGTGTGTCTTCCCGGCGGTGACACGGCCACCGTGCGCGCGCGCTATATCGTGGGCGCGGACGGCGCCAATTCTTTCGTGCGGCGCCACGCCGGCCTTGCCTTCGAAGGCAAGACCTTCACGCAGGACTGGCTGGTCGTCGACGCCCTGAACGTGCCCAACCCGATCGACCATGTCGAATTCCTGTGCGACCCGCGCCGGCCTACGCCGCACATGGTTGCCCCGGGCGGCAGGCAACGCTGGGAGTTCATGCTGCAGCCCGGCGAGACGCGTGAACAGATGGAATCGCCTGACAAGATCCGCGAGCTGCTCGCCCCCTGGTGCAAGCCGGAGGACATCACGATCGAGCGCACAGCGGTCTACCGGTTCCATGCGCGCATCGTCGATCGTTTCTCCAAGGGTAGGGCGTTCCTGGTGGGCGACGCCGCGCATATCACGCCGCCCTTCGTCGGCCAGGGGCTCGTCGCCGGGCTGCGCGACGTGGCCAACCTGTGCTGGAAGCTCGCTTGGGTCGTGCAGGGAAGGGCGACGCCCGCCATTCTTGAAACCTACGACACCGAGCGGCGCCCACACGCCCGCTCCATCATCAACCTGGCGCTCCTGATGGGCCGGCTGGTGATGCCGCGCAACCGGCTGGCGGCATTTGCCGTCCATGGCGCGATGGCGCTGATGCAGCGCATGCCCTGGGCTCGAGCCTTCTTCGAGGACCTGAAGATCAAGCCGCCGGCTCGTTTCAGGCGCGGCCTGTTCCAGCGCGGCAAGACGCGCGCGAGGCTGGTGCGCGGCGGTCTGCTGCCGCAAGCGCTTGTGCGCCGCGGGCCGGGGGCACCCATCGTACCGAGCGACGATGCGCTCGGGGCGCGGCTCGTGCTGGCGGGATTCGGCTGCGATCCCGCGCCGATGCTCGACCGTAGCCTCCTGGCGGCATGGCGGCAGGCAGGCGGCGCCATCATGCAGCTGCGCCATTGCGGACAAGGCGAGCATGGGCCGCAGCAGGCGCACGAGCGGCAGGACGGACATTCCTGGGAGGACATGTCGGACCAGCTTATCCCGGGGGCTGCACCCGTCGGCTGGATCGCGGTCGTGCGTCCCGACCGCACCGTGCTGCACGACGGCCCGCTCGAAGCCGTCGACGACATCGTCCGAGAGTCGCTGGCAATGCTGGGAGAGGGAAGCCCCTTGCCAGACGGCATGGCGCGTGCGTTGCGCGCCGCAGGCTGA